GAATGTGTTCTAGGATTAATTCTGGATTGGATAGTGTGGTTGCATCTGCCACTTCATTTGTCATGCTGCAATAAAGCAGAGTACGCTTTGTGCTTTTAGCATCACTGGGTTTTATCACTCATTAATTGTCACAGACTTTAATCATTTGTTGATGTAAATTCTTTTCAAATCTTTcactttacattaaaaagaaagctaatGGTAAGCAGCTGAATATCAACGACAAACCTAATGATGCAATTGTTTCCCCACAGAGCTCTTTAGATGAGAATCAGTAACAATTTTCGTTTCCCAAACATGTTTGAGGACCCTATTTTCTTTATCATATAACTCTTCTATGCCTGTCCAGACAGGTCTCTGTTGTACATGTATCACAGCTGTTTGGccaaggaaaaaagggaagagtggtgctccaaacaaaagaaaaatagcaacaGTGGAAAACTGACCAAAAGCCATCTTAATTCACCGAGAACCAAAGGAATGTTGACTTTCTATACTGGTATTTCCCATGGGGATCCCAGTTGCCTCCTTTACAACACTGCtcataaatacttttttcattgcttcagtAAAATTATTACATCTGGGCTAAATATGATCAGTCTTAGATCTTGCTGTTCCAATGTATGCTGGTGTGTTTGCATGAATGGACTGTGCACAAGttgggagggagaagaaagctTCCGATCTCATCCATATGTGGTACTTAAAATGTTTGTGACGGTTTTAGAAGGTTTTGTGTTAGACTAAATGAGAAGCCAGAGTCTTTTTatagttttgtttctcttctttcttaacTCTTGTTATTTCTGGTCTTGCAGGAGTGGTGTACTAATTAAAACATCCTGCCTTCTGGAGCCTGTTGGTCACATGTtgattgtgttttaaaatgaaaaaaattcaaataaaatggaATGGGAAAAGTCTGTTGGAAactttttctgatttatgtTTAGAAGTTTGATGCAGTTTGCTTCTCTAAATGCCTCTGGATACCTAAATGATTAAGAAagattttgtgggttttgtaagctgtacatattaaaaatacttttctaataTAAAATTGTGCACTCTTACTGAAATAGaagctgtaatttaaaatgGCTTGATGTGGAAATGTGGATGTTCTGGTTTTAGTTTGGAATTTGGGAAGAATCTATCTTAATAAATAGCTGAGTTCTATAAAtattgttttcagctttttaaccCTATCTTTGAACACTTCATAATGACCATTTACAGCGTGGTGTGACTGATAGGTTACACTATGTACAACACTGGTTAGGTTGTCCCTTTTTGTGGGGGCAACGTTTACCTGGTTGGTTGTAGCAGGTAAAGAAGGTGCCCCACTGTGTTGGGGTTTTCCATTCCCAGCTGCCTTGTAAGGCAAAGCCTGTGCCAATGGAGACTGGTCAAATTGTCCTGCAGTTCAGTCCTGGGTGGCTCCAGTGAGTGTCCTCAAGGGCTTGTCGTGGCTTAGCATGGGCTTGTCTAATGGTGTGAGTCCCAGCCAAAGAGGAAAGTGGAGGGGAAGAGGTCAGGTTGGGGGGTGAGCTGGCCTTCTTTCAGacttttcagctgtttgtttttatttggggTAATATTTTGCCCCTATGTCTCATTAAGTTTCTTACCTGCTGGCTTTTCAGCTCTCTGTTACTCCTTCACGAGTTTTCTCAAGTAGCATGCACTAATGCCCTGGGGCTTTCAGTGAGGACTACCAGCATTAATGTAACATAAATAAATGACAATCTAGTCCTGACTGTCTAGAAATACTTCCAAGTTACGTCACTGCTAAAGCCTAACTGCCTCAGAATTGTAAAACGTGCTTTTTATCACATCAGTTTCTCAGCAATGGTTATAAACTTATGCTAGTGGGGTCAGGTCATTCTTGGCACTGGAAGTGATCTTTCTTCTACTGAGGTAAAGTGCAGACAGAGTATATTAACACCTTTCTACAAATGCTGTAGATGTATTCCAGCTAGCTACTTCACTTGTAAAATGTTAAATGCCAggtagaaaatatatttttatagccAAAATGGCTGGCAGACCCAGTGCAGATACAGCAATGATACAgcaattagaaaaattatttcaaaagctgtggaaaaataaCTGGATTATTTAAACTATTAGCTTCATGTACCACTGCACAACAATCAGTAAGTGCAGGCTAAGTTGCTAGAGGCAAAATGATTGGCATGTTCTATTAAACTTTGACCTGTTAGAACAGGTAATTTGTTCGCTAGATTTCATCTTTACTATTTGATCTCATTTCTGttcatgctggaaaaaaaactctgaagtttttttaatactatagCTTAAATGTATGAGCAGCAGAGCTAGACAGAGCATAATTATCTCAGCAACTGCTCTGATTTTGCAGCAACTGTTGCTACTTTTGTAACTGATACTAGAGGTTGATTTCACCCACTCTTCAATATTTAGCAATGTAAAACTGTAAGGTTTTAAAAGTCAGTGAACTGTTCATCCAGTGTACTACAATAGCAAAGACAATACAGGCTTATCCTCTGAGCAATTTTATCCTATTTTACCAGTAACCATGTTGCTAGGAAGCAATTGCCATGCTGATGTAGCAGCAATAAAAGTTTAAATAGTTGCCCTACTGTAATTTGTCCTGTGGGACTGTTGCAGTGTTTGTATTCTGGAATTGCATTTGATAATGTGGTATTCATCATTTCAGTCCTCTAATGAATCCATGTGAGTCAATGTCTGAGTCAATTAATAGGCCCACTCAACTTGTGAGCTGGGTGGGTGGCACTCCTGcgcagcagcagagagctgccaTAAGCAAACTAAGTTTTACCTTGCCATGGTTTGAGTGGGACTGTAGGAAACCTGTCTGTGAACAGCGTTTCTGGGAAGGTTGTGTTGTGTGCTGATGTATTGGTGGTGCTCTGGGACATGTTACCTGGCCTGGTTATGAAGACAGACTGGTGGTGGTGCCAGAGACTGTGCTGGAAGGCTCAATACGTGTAAAGTGGAGAGAGGTCTTTGATGTAGCATTAAGGTGACTCCTGAGAGAGTATGAACTTGTCTGAAAGAGCTGTAAGTGACAGATGTTAATCTAGAACCAATGCAGTTTACAGGATCTAAATCCtgagttttttaaaacagacaacAAACCCTTTGAAATATcctaaaatatgtatgtgttatacatgctttaaaaaatatcagtatttaATGTAAAGAGAAATGGGAGGTATATAGAAAGGGAAGGAATCTGGAGAGCTACTGAGataaatatgcaaagaaaaatgtgttctagaaaacaaaagtaGGGTGACCACCAACAGAAACTGTTGCAAAAATACAGCTAAAATGAATAGTGAGAGAGTGAAGAAGATAATGAGGAATAAAGAAGCAATTTTTGTATTGGTATCTGAACTGAAATGAGATTACAAATATTAACTATAAATTACTCTTTTGTTattaaaagattatttcagCAGCAGACAAAACTGAGTGAAGGAGCAACATGGGAAATGATTCACAGGCTAGACGTTTCTAGatatttcttccctttgatTTTTGTTATTGTGGACTTCTTGAATGATGAGACTAAAAACTAAGTATGTCGTCATTGGTAGagaataattaataaaaatatttatggttCCTACTGTTGAGAAGTGATCTGTCATGGCACTGAATGACTCATTAATAACTGACCAGATCACGTGTTATGAATGATAAAACTTTATAATTGCAAATgtctgaaaactgcttttagaACTTTGACTGTAAAGTTCTTTCCCTGTGTATTTGTGCAAGTGAAGTTACAGTCCTGTACTCTTTCCTCTAATCAAAGGCAAAGTGGATCATGGTATTGTAGAAAGGAAATAACTCCATGAAATAATTGAGTATGTAAccatttctttaagaaaaagaaaatcttgtcCTTATTTACTCACCTGTTAGAGGTGATTACTGGAATCACTGTTTGCAGACAAGGAGTGTGGAAGAAAAAACTATTTGGCTTGGCTGGTACAATATGCAGCAATAGCTTTAGTGATGGATGGCATGGGAAACTTGACTTATCAGAGACTAGTGAGACAGGCAAGCCAGGACACAAAACAGAGGCAACAATTTTAATCTGTCATTAGATGAATGCCATGTTCCTTTTGGACTCGGCAAATACAGTGACAATTTGTCATTTCTGCTTATTCACACAAAATGCAGTCTTTCAGGTGAGGTTTCATGTTATACCTTAAGCCTTGCTACCAGCCTAGCAGAGCGCACTCTTACCGCTATTACAAAACTTCTGCTCTTCGCAGCTGGACAGGAAGGCAATGCTCATATAAAGTCTTTGCTACAATTTGTAGGTTTTTGACCCACTGACTTGTTTCCCCCTGATAAGTATAGGCTACTAGATTGATGGGGCCCTGTAAAAAAACTTACAGTGGCATGGGGCTGTGGAAGAGGAactgcagccctgcctcctgccctgaTGCTGTAAAGCCTTGAGTTGTTCCTCTTATCCTCACATCTGTGCAGCCGATGCACAAATCCAGAGGGAAGACACAGGACTGAAAAGCTAGGATTGTGAAGGAGGTCTGTAGCCATCAGTGCGGGTTTGGTGTGGTTAAAACCCCCCACTTGCTTACACTTGTCAGGGTAGACTGACCCCACTTTCCATTTTGTGAGGTATGTGTTCTTGCAGTAAGGAGTTGTTCTCAGTCCCTGGATAGCTGCACTGTACTTTGAGTTGAGCAAAATCTGAGGTACAGGACATAAGGATTTCTATATAAGCGTGGCCATCTTGAGATAATTGTCATAGTGACTTTGGAGGGAAAATATTGTTGTGAAGTTATAAACAACTTTTCAGTAAATGATTTAAGATGCTGGGGTGGGTAAAAAAACCTAGCAAATGTGAAATCTTTAGTTAAGAAAGCAGGCCTGATTTGGTTGTGTAAACACAGGCACCTAGTTCTTCTGAGATGCTCTAGGATGCCATGCGGCATCCATTTGCCACTGCAGCAGGGAATGGGCAGTATGTCTACCTACCTGTGTCAGATCTACCAGCACCAGGGGAAGCCTTAGTTAGCCCAAGGGTTCTACACACCATAAAGTGTTCATGCAACTGAGTCAAGACAGAATGCATATGTACTGAATTCTGACCATTTGTAGTATACTGCAAGATGTCTCATTCCATGTTGCTGTTTCTATAAGGATATGTAGGTGCCTGAAAACCAATTGAAAGACACTGGCTGGAATCCATAATATGATGCTACCATGTTCTTACTAATTTACGTTCCTCTCTAAAGAACCAGTTGCACTGTTTGGCTTCAGTGGCTGAtatcttgctgctgctgtgatgaGAATTCATGGTTCTTAGAATCTGTGCACTTATGATGTATGATATCTAAAAGAGTGCTTGATTTGCTTCCCCAATATCTAATTTTCTTGccttgtgattttatttttctacattgTTGCacctgtttcttttatttttgatttagaaaaaaaagttaaatcctTTGTGTATTCTAATCAGACTCTGAATTGGGACTGCTATCTTaaatttgaattttgaaaagtttttcatttttctaaaatttgggtttgaaattttaaattttgaaatcaAGGCATCTCAAATCTGTACAGTTACTCAGTGCAACTGCAAAATTATTAGATGGGTAATTCTGCCAAGAGAGGTTACCACCTCTGTGAAGCTTCCTTGTAGGACACCCTATGCAAGCCGATATTAGGATGCAGTCTTTGCCCAGGGAAGGCTACAGTCTGTAGCCACATCATCTAGCTAATCGTCATGTGCAGCAAAATGTTCTGTTTGGAAGACTTGTTCTATTGTGCTCTTTCCTCCATGTTTAGTGAACTGAACTTTAGACCaaacatcagtttctgaagGGACCTGTGATTGCAACAGTACTGTATATTTGGCAATACTTGGAAATGCTACAGtcatttccctttcctctgaGGCTGTAGGTTCCTAAACATCCTCATCTGCCCTGGAATTGGTGACAAACATCTCTGCTTGTAATATTTGTTTAAATCAGTTGTCTACAGTACCGAGTTCTGGACATTACTTAGTTACTGCGCTTAGAGTGTAACTGcctatattttatttcttgggacttaaaagcagaaatatctgGAGTTAATATGAAGATATGAAATAATTGAGGTAACTTCAGACGAAAGCCTCCTAGCAACTTATTCTCTGAAGGCTTTTGATCATACAATGGAGAGACATTATATATTCTCATTTACCACCCATCTGTACAGAAAAGACTGGACTATGCTGTTCTTACTGGTTTGTTTTGGCTGACTCTACTTATAAGcagatttttactttgttttttagaCCTGATATGCAAACTACATTTGTTATTCTGCACTTATCATCATCTAGACACTGAGAGCAGACGCAAAACTCATGAAAACAGCAATATAACAATAGGGTGTAAGTTTAATCACTTTTGTCAAGAAAGAAGCTCATGCACACCTCAcatttacaaagtaaaaaagatCTAATTGTcagctctttttaaaacaacagcaacaacaaaataacccacccaaaaccccaGACCATCTGTCCACTATGGGTTGTTTTTCTACAGAGCCTTGATAGGTCAACAGTTTCCAGGGTTGAATACAGTTAATTGCTATAGTGGTTTGATTAATCTACATTTTTGTCTTGCCAAATTTAATGTGTTTGAAGAATTGCcattggatttatttttattttttttttgttcttgttaagTAAAGAGGGAAGAATGACAAAGAATTCTGCAAATTTAGCTGTTATAAAGTTTATCTTTTTTAACAGTAGCTTTGGGTGATTAATGTGAGCAAATGCCTTTTAGTGTTGTCTGCCAGTGGAAAGTATACCTGAGCTTATTCAAGTGCtgttaatgaaaatgttaaaagcggtgatttatttttgctgctgccAGTAGTTACTGTTTTATGAATCATGTGATCTGATGAAATACACTGTTACTGTCATGCCTCTCataacataaaagaaaaatcaagcaagAGAAAGATCTCTAACAGTTAACAATAAATCTATTTGGGGAAAAGGACCCTCTCTTTTTCCAacttggggggggtgggagacatcactagaaaaaaaaccccaaaaaacaatcAACTTTTTAGTTATTTCTAGAAGGAAATATAAAGTTAATAAGTCCACCAGCAATAAGGGTTGCTAGACTCATGACCTGTTatcaaaataaatgctaaaCACTTCATGCCGTAAAAGTGTTTGTGAGTCCCTCTATGATTTCTCTGAGCATTCTCtgtggatgatttttttttttttttcctccttctggaTAATCTCTTTTCTGCAAGGAGAAATGTTCTGTCACACTACCTGACCAGCCTCTTCCTGTAAGCCCTTCAGAAGACTGCATGCTAGGCCTGTTTGGATATGCAGAGCTATTATCCTTGGTCATTACAAGTCTTTTCCATTTAGAGAGCAATACCTAGGTCTTCTGAATTTCTGATCCTCACAGACATGGGAAGGCTTTTCATAGTGTAGTCccttgtttatttgctttttcctctgctcaggCTGACTTTTGTCACAGGTCTACTTCCCTGTAGGAATTGCTTTTTAATAGTTCCTAtagtttttctttgctctgaggCTGAGGCATCTGCAGGATCTGTGAAGCCAAAGTGCACTGTACGTACCTCAGAAGTACATACAGAAAGCTATGCTACCCCTGCCTGGATTTCCTGTGGTGTCTCTGCTTGCTGACAGTGGCTTTACAAGCTGAATAATCACATGTTGCTATGATGATCCTTTTATATGGGGTCAATGCAAAAGGACAGGATTATCTCCTATACTAACAATCTCTTTTCTTACAGTACTTGCTATCTTTAAGGTTTCTGTACTAGTGTAGATTATGCTTATACTTGCTTTGCATTCTGCTTTAGGCATGTACATAAATTCTAGCTTGAGAATTTCATAAAAATGATGGATGAAATGAATTTGTGGAGCCTTAGATAATTGATAAGTTACAACATGACCACTTATACTATAGTTTTGTTGACATtagagcacacacacacagttacGGTTTACCAATATAACTTAATGCAAAGCCAGATGTAATATCATGCATTTGGTAGCTGTTGATAAGCATGCTCATCTGCCATCAATAAATCACTGTCCCTCTTCCCAGCTATATTGTGCACCACAATAGTACCACTGCTCAGGGAGGCCCTAaacaatgattatttttttaggaGGGATTGAGACTTTACCTTAAAATGTTTACATACAATATGTTATTACACTGGCAAGAGAAACATCTTAACAAGTATAGTGTTGCCTCGCTACAGGACAGATGCCACCAAAGTAAAACCCAATTGTTTGTTCGCTGTCTGCACTGACCTGTGTTTTCATGCTCGCCTTGTAAGGAAAAGGCTGGGACATTCACATTGGAGAAGTAAAGGAGGTTCTCGGGGAGAACAAAAACTTACTGTGGTTAAGCAGGTGGCACAAAGGACTGCTGTGAGCCTCCCACAGAAAGACTGAGTTTTCCCAGCAGAAGCAAGGCAATGATTTACCACATTGTCacaaaaattacctttttaaaCTAGGCAGGCAAGTTACAGCTTAAAGTGTTAAAAAGCATGAACTGGCAACATGATTGAAATAGCCTCAGTCAAATAAATGTATCCAACTGAATGAATACTTCATTTCTCCTGTGAAATCATCCCAGAGGATCAGTGTGATGCTACCGGGGTTGATGGGGCTGCTGTCAGAATTTGTTCTTTGTATTCCTTGAAATAATGCAGCTTGAGAGGATGCAAAAAGGTCCCTGGATTACTGTGTTTTAGTGTCTATGCTTAAgaccattaaaataattaagagaTTCCAGTTTTAATGAGACATGAGAAGTTAGATTGTTTTTTGAATGTAAGCCAGTTTTTGGTACTTGATCAATACATAAGCAAGGTGTCTTTTACAGTGCATGCATGAGAGGCCAACCTGCTTGCGTTACAGTATGATGTTCAGATGCCAAAGTGATATGTTTGTGTCCAtacccagaaaaaaagacaaatgagCTTCATAAGTGAAGATAAATTCAGGAAACACTGGTAGTATTACAGTATGCTGTAGACAAAGTACCTTTACAGCATATGTTGTACATCATAATTTAGCATAAATTGACTCTACGCCACGTGAATGCTATGCTTCATGGCTTAAGCAAGCAGCTGTACCTCACAACTTATCATATTTTACTTTGGAAGAGTATAACAAAGCAACAACACAAAGTCAATGCAGCAatgcagatgttttttcttctgtgttatgTATagccaaataaatatttatttcctagcaggaagacaattttttttttttttacttaaggtCATTCAAAACaatactgaaaatgttatttgagTTGAAAAGTATCAATAAAAGAGTAGAACCTTAGGCTATAATTTTTGGCTGAAACTTTGGTTTACTTAGTTTTTGCTAGCTTTTAAGGTTTTGTTGAGAGGAGAGGAAAACGAAACCAGAACTCTTccatgggaaaagaaagggaagggggaggatAGTGTCTCGCCAATTTGAACATCAACAAAACAGTTGAGCACATTACTGCTTGATTTCTCCTGTCTACTTTAAATCTTAGACACTTGCATGCCACAAGAAGCCTTCCTAAATTTTCAGCCTTTCTCTTCATCATTTAATTATCGCCATTATTTTGAAGGCTGTGTTTGAGTTTTTGATAGAACTTTGATTCAAGAAATCGTGGATAAGAATCTCTTTCCATGTGCATGTAAATTATTCTCTGTGCTTCATCAAAACAGGACTGTGTTGGCTCTTGAATATTTCTTATGATTGCTTTCCTCGCAGGACTGTCAATATtaatctgaaacagaaaacaacattaCTAAAGTATCACTGAATGCATGCAAAGAAGGGTAAGGAAGATACAGGGACCTGTACTAAATGCCTTTCATTTATATCTTTTTATATACCCTTTAATCTAAAATCAGCACTGTCATGGTataaccccagctggcaactaagctccacagctgctggctcGCTCTCCCCTTGTGGGTTGGGGGAGAGAGTTgaaagggtaaaagtgagaaagctcGTGGCTTGAGTTAAATAACaattaataggtaaagcaaaagctgcttatgcaagcaaagcaaaacaaagaattcattcactacttcccatgggcaggcaggtgttcagccatctccaggaaagcagcgCTCCATCACAcctaacagttacttgggaggacaaatgccatcactctgaatatccccctgcttccctcttcttcctcaacttcatatgctgagcatgacaccatatggtatggaatatccctttagtCAGCTCTCctgactgtgtcccctcccagctcctggtgcaCCCCTAGCCTggttgctggtggggtggggtgaggagtagaaaaggccttgactgtAAGCATTGCTCAGCGGGAACTACAACTTCTCTGTATTATCAGtgttgttttcagcacaaatccaaagcaaagCCCCATAttagctactatgaagaaaattatcccagccaaagccagcaCAAGCACCTAACCAAAAACATTGATTCTAGCAGAGTGGATTTCTCCTTATAATGCCAGAAAACATGGTTTTATTAGTTGACCAATTTGTTCCTCTTGGTGTTTGATTTAGTAAGAGGTATGTTAGTGGCTGAATGGCGGGGGGTTTGCTCCCCTAAGTACAAGAAGCCTGGAAGACTGGGATCTGCCTGAATTTCCTAGCCTGCCCCATGCCCTCAATGAAGTGGCCGGTTTAATCCTGACTGTTGTGATCAGTGGAGGTCAAAAGCAGGGGTAAAGTCACTGTTGCTGGGCTCATATATAGAATATGGGCCCAAGACTTCAAACCTTAGTGGGGTTAAGCAGTATATTTTTGACTTGCTCACTACTTCTAGAAAGCATATGAACATATGTATGATTTACGCAGAGGAAGTCCTGCAGATGTGGTTTGCGTGGAGTGGCTGCAGTGGAAGAAGTAGCTGAAAGGTGTTGACATCCAGCCCCTTTCTTTCACTAAGAATTGTTCTTAGAGCTAGGATTAGATCCCTGAAAAGGAAACCTGACTTTGGATTTCTAATGAGTCCAAGTGGCTGGAGGTGCACAGTACcagtgaaaaacaaatgctAAAATTTTTATGGTCTctgagagaaacaaaaactgAACCCATAGTCAACCTTGTTTAGAAAAAGCTTTGGTTCCTAGAGCTTTTCTGATGTGATCCAGGGTTTGTAGCAGACAACTTGAAGCTCTGTGGATGTGTAAGAGTAGAAAGGTCTAGTTAAAGGAAAAGATAGCAGATAAAATGGGGGCTTTTGATAACACATTAGTTGATGATTaattacattgctttttttttcagcttaacTTTGTTTACTGTTGAAAGGAGAACTCTAAAGATGTGAAGCTAGTGCTGATGTCTGTCATGGGTTGGGATCTTGCTCTTCCAGAGTAGTTGTTTGGGTTGCAcctttttaaatgctgctgaaatCTGAATataaactgtgttttaaatcCTCATGAGCATCTACATTTTTAGAGTGGTACCTACTTCTTGTGTTAATAGCAAATACCAAGAAAACATGAAACCAGTGTGTCCTGAAGACCTAGAAATCAGACAACCATCAGCAAGATTCAAATGCgtattattttagaaaaaaaaatatacagcttATTTTTAACTGTCCTGATTTAAGCGCTAACTTTTGATTAATGCATTTGTGTTTGGCAATACTGacatttctcttttggaaaTGCAAATGTCTTGCTGAGTTTCCTATAGCTGcacatgctaaaaataaaataaatcagaaaaagacagaaaaatgcattgtCTTGCCAATTGGCATGTAAAACCAGGAGAGGGAAGTCTCAGATTTCCTCAAGTTTTGGATTGATGGGAGTGGTTTAGTCATTTAAAGCAGCAACTGCTCTCAGCATTTGGGAACCCAGTTGAGTTGGTTTTGGCTTGTCTTTCAGTGTCAACAGGGAAGCTATGTTTTGAGACTCTgtaataattttattgttttgccTAAACCAGAGAATACTCTAGcctgatttttcatttatgtcAGTCTGCCAGAGACAGTGGCAGTAAAAGCCAGTATTAGCTAATTTTTGCAAGGAGAGAGTAACAAGCAGGAATAGTTAAAGGTCATAGAGCATGACTAGCTGAGCAGGAATAACTTTTTTAATAGCCatttgttgggaaaaaaaaaaattgctctcaAACATTTTGCATACAAGTCTGCtctggaagcagaaaagaatcTGTCTTGGAATATTTCTTTTAGCTCACTATACAAAGGGGACAGTACCGGGTAGAGTTCATTTACATTTACCCTTGCAAAGACCAGAGTAATATATACACGTAGCAATGTCATCATCCAATATCTGTTGAAGAGGTATCAATGGCCCCTGGATGAAACACTAAAAAGAATAGAACAGATCCAAGAACTTGGTTCTTAATCTAGTTGTGCCTTTTGCTTGTGTCCTTGGATGTAGTTGAAAGATTTGCCTGTAGACAAGATGTGATGGCAAGTATTAAAATTCTAGGTGTCAAAGAGTTTTGGGAGGATGACTAGCAACAGTTTTCACTCCCTTTAATACAAGAGGTGCTACGCAtttattgttgctttttgtAAGCCACATTATGCATCAGGCATTcctattagaagaaaaaaaaaaagtgtttgtgtTATCACATATCACCTCATTGGGAGCCTGAGGTTGAATGTAACTTGTAAAAAGTTTCCTGGCCATGGAAATCCTTTTCCTCTGTGACGTGATCTTCTTATAAGCTTCACAAGCAAGCCAAAATTCTATGTTTTCATCACTGTGCTCTGTTTTCAAGTAGGTCTTGTAGATCATAGGCCcatctgtaaatatttcataagCCAAATTTATATACcatgtatatatacattatCTTTAGAGTCCTTCAAAGGCAATAGGGGTGATTACAAAACAGTATAGTTCTTGATTGTACAACTATAAATATTCCTATATCGAAATGGGGAACTCAACACGCTAACCCAGAGCCCTACGCTTCAACACTGCCTTTTCCTGCATGGGCAGAACTTCCTTTACCTTCCATGGCATTTTGCTGTGCAGGGACAGAGCACAAAAAACTTTGCTGTTCCTGAGCTCCAGCAACACTGTGAAATGTATCCAAAGactatcaaatattttaaaattctggctCTAGTTTTGTATAGAAAATGTCTGAGTATTATCAAACCATCATGACctgagtggaaaaaaaccaacaccttaTTTTCCTGATGTAAGAATTTTGGGGAAAAGCAATTagcaaagaagaggaaataacTTTGTCTCTTGTTGCTGTAATCAAGTGGTTAAAAGAATTCTCTCTGAAGCAAAGAAGTGGTTTTGCACCTGAGGATCTCTTTGTAACACCTGGTAATGGAGTCTGATGGCAGCAATCAGCAGGATCTTGGCAAAGATGAAGTTCCTGAGGCTGCCTTTTGTCATGTTATTAGACTTGCTCTGTACAGAACTAGGTGACAGTCGCTAAAATACCTCTAGCCAGGAGAGAGTCTATGAGGCTCACCCTGTGCTAGCACTCGGGCAGGAATGATGCTTGCAGTTGTAAGATGTACTTTCAAGAGTAAAACCTAAGATAGGCAAATACTTTGCCTACCTTTCACAAAGAACTGCAAATCATTGCCTTTAGAGCATCCAGCTTTTCACATGAGTACATCTTTGGATTTTCTGATGTCATTAGGCACTTAAATTCAGAATCGACAAATAGTGCCATCTAAATACAGGGAA
Above is a window of Falco biarmicus isolate bFalBia1 chromosome 11, bFalBia1.pri, whole genome shotgun sequence DNA encoding:
- the RGS13 gene encoding regulator of G-protein signaling 13 isoform X2, giving the protein MSRNTCWLCKIFRAEENGISSKVSLEEVLQWSQSFEKLVTSKYGPMIYKTYLKTEHSDENIEFWLACEAYKKITSQRKRISMARKLFTSYIQPQAPNEINIDSPARKAIIRNIQEPTQSCFDEAQRIIYMHMERDSYPRFLESKFYQKLKHSLQNNGDN
- the RGS13 gene encoding regulator of G-protein signaling 13 isoform X1, which gives rise to MSRNTCWLCKIFRAEENGISSNNTEECLMTPETAIWVRLSSRNPDSISTSACWMRTSLPHSSGQRSPSHWKRVSLEEVLQWSQSFEKLVTSKYGPMIYKTYLKTEHSDENIEFWLACEAYKKITSQRKRISMARKLFTSYIQPQAPNEINIDSPARKAIIRNIQEPTQSCFDEAQRIIYMHMERDSYPRFLESKFYQKLKHSLQNNGDN